A region from the Spirochaetota bacterium genome encodes:
- a CDS encoding sodium:glutamate symporter yields the protein MSFEGILTFMWLSFFLGISTFIKRKIKFFQNFLIPNAIIAGFLLLICGREGLKIINFSEEILGNIVYHLLAIGFISLALKEREVKDDGKYTINTAFFITSTYILQGIVGLIIFFIIFFIGRKDVFPGLGLLLPLGYGQGPGQAYSIGMTWEKLGVYGASSLGLAIATFGFLWACIPGVIYLNYRVKYKKEVPDVLYIQGNENNLEIEKDKKGDIPLSESIDRLTVQIFLIGLVYLITYYFLKGLEFILNPLGPIFKTLMQTFWGFHFIFGTIFAIFLRLIFNFMKKKKIMVRNYPNNFLLQRVSGASFDYLIAASIGAISIGVLKYYLVPLLIVTTVGGFLTYYYCSFLSKIVYNKFKLEFTFILYGNLTGTISTGLALLREIDPDFKSPAANSLVFGSGIALFIGFPLLFVLNLPLLSIQTGKIKYLYISLIILILYIVFLKIVWFILLKSWRKSVN from the coding sequence ATGAGTTTTGAAGGTATTTTAACTTTTATGTGGCTTTCATTTTTTCTTGGGATAAGTACTTTTATAAAAAGGAAGATAAAATTTTTTCAAAACTTTTTAATTCCTAATGCTATAATTGCTGGTTTTTTATTGTTGATATGTGGAAGAGAAGGATTAAAGATCATTAATTTCTCAGAAGAAATTCTTGGAAATATTGTTTATCATCTTTTAGCTATAGGTTTTATTTCATTAGCTTTAAAAGAGAGGGAAGTAAAAGATGATGGGAAATATACTATTAATACTGCCTTTTTTATAACTTCTACTTATATTTTACAGGGTATTGTTGGCCTTATTATATTTTTTATTATTTTTTTTATAGGTAGGAAGGATGTTTTTCCTGGTCTAGGATTACTTTTACCACTAGGATATGGGCAAGGACCAGGGCAAGCCTATTCTATAGGTATGACTTGGGAAAAACTTGGTGTTTATGGAGCTTCTTCTTTAGGTCTTGCTATTGCTACTTTTGGTTTTTTATGGGCTTGTATTCCAGGTGTTATTTATTTGAATTATAGGGTTAAATATAAAAAGGAAGTTCCAGATGTTTTATATATTCAAGGAAATGAAAATAATTTAGAGATAGAAAAAGATAAAAAAGGAGACATCCCATTAAGTGAGTCAATTGATAGGTTAACAGTCCAAATTTTTCTTATAGGCCTGGTTTATCTTATAACTTATTATTTTTTAAAAGGACTTGAATTCATTTTAAATCCTCTTGGTCCAATATTTAAAACTTTAATGCAAACTTTTTGGGGATTTCATTTTATTTTTGGAACTATTTTTGCAATATTTTTAAGATTAATATTTAATTTTATGAAAAAAAAGAAAATTATGGTTAGGAATTACCCTAATAATTTTCTTTTACAAAGAGTATCTGGAGCAAGTTTTGATTATTTGATAGCTGCATCTATTGGAGCTATATCAATAGGAGTATTAAAATATTATCTTGTTCCCTTATTGATTGTAACAACTGTTGGTGGTTTTTTAACATATTATTACTGTTCTTTTCTCTCAAAAATAGTTTATAATAAATTTAAACTTGAATTTACATTTATTCTTTATGGCAATCTTACAGGGACAATATCAACAGGTCTTGCTCTTCTAAGAGAAATTGATCCAGATTTTAAAAGCCCTGCAGCAAATTCTCTTGTTTTTGGCTCTGGGATTGCTTTATTTATAGGTTTTCCATTATTGTTTGTTTTAAATTTACCATTGTTATCAATTCAAACAGGAAAAATAAAATATTTGTATATTTCTTTAATAATATTAATATTATATATTGTTTTTCTAAAAATTGTATGGTTTATACTTTTAAAAAGTTGGAGAAAATCTGTTAATTAA
- a CDS encoding transaldolase, with translation MKYFLDSAKIDEIKYAYENWGIDGVTTNPKHVMASGKPFKIVINELAKYFENKDFPISIEINPHLNDPNEMIKEAKEYSSYSKNFVIKIPCTESGLIAAKSLIKDGIKVNITLVFSPSQAIQAGRLGAYFVSPFVGWKESSGEKTIDYIKDIVQIYKNYNFKTEIIVAALRNGLQIVESAKAGAHIVTAGFDVYKESFYHPFTDLGLKRFCEAWDQTKKD, from the coding sequence ATGAAATATTTTCTTGATTCTGCAAAGATTGATGAAATAAAATATGCATATGAAAATTGGGGAATAGATGGAGTAACTACTAATCCAAAACATGTAATGGCTTCAGGAAAACCATTCAAAATAGTTATAAATGAGCTTGCTAAATACTTTGAAAACAAAGATTTTCCAATATCTATTGAGATTAATCCTCATTTAAACGATCCAAATGAGATGATCAAAGAAGCTAAAGAATACTCTTCTTATAGCAAAAATTTTGTAATAAAAATACCATGCACAGAATCTGGTTTAATTGCTGCTAAAAGTTTAATCAAAGATGGAATAAAAGTTAATATAACATTGGTTTTTTCTCCTTCTCAAGCTATTCAAGCTGGCAGATTAGGAGCATATTTTGTTTCACCTTTTGTTGGATGGAAAGAAAGTTCAGGAGAAAAAACAATTGACTATATAAAAGATATTGTACAAATATATAAAAACTATAATTTTAAAACAGAGATAATTGTTGCAGCATTAAGAAATGGACTTCAAATTGTGGAATCTGCCAAAGCTGGAGCTCATATTGTAACTGCAGGCTTTGATGTATATAAAGAAAGTTTCTATCATCCTTTTACTGATCTTGGACTTAAAAGATTTTGTGAAGCATGGGATCAAACAAAAAAAGATTAA
- a CDS encoding NAD(P)-dependent oxidoreductase, with amino-acid sequence MKIGFIGLGIMGTPMAINIIKNGYEVYGFDIDKNKIVEFVKSGGKEANSYEDLVNNSDVIITMLPNTSIFVEVINKLKNLFRRGQILIDMSTISYKTSRDISSELRKIGVEMLDAPVVKSQPAAIKGELGILVGGRKEIFEKIYDILKCMGKEIIYYGENGNGLKMKILHNMLVAGIQLAVNETLILAQKSGLNFDDVIKGIKAGGGQNFYLDAKIESIKNKDFSPKFPFEHMYKDLNLALELSKEYNIEPITLKETLKIYKEGIEKNLNREDFSATIKILEEKYIKN; translated from the coding sequence ATGAAAATCGGTTTTATTGGTCTTGGTATAATGGGAACTCCTATGGCCATAAATATTATTAAAAATGGTTATGAAGTATATGGTTTTGATATAGATAAAAACAAAATTGTTGAGTTTGTAAAAAGTGGTGGAAAAGAAGCAAATTCTTATGAAGATTTAGTTAATAACTCAGATGTTATTATAACAATGCTTCCCAATACCTCTATTTTTGTTGAAGTTATTAATAAGTTAAAAAATTTATTTAGAAGAGGCCAAATTTTAATTGATATGAGTACTATTTCTTATAAAACCTCCAGAGATATCTCTTCCGAACTTAGAAAAATTGGTGTTGAAATGCTTGATGCTCCAGTTGTTAAAAGCCAACCAGCAGCTATAAAAGGTGAATTGGGTATTTTAGTTGGTGGGAGAAAAGAAATTTTCGAAAAAATATATGATATATTAAAGTGTATGGGTAAAGAAATTATATATTATGGAGAAAATGGAAATGGTTTAAAAATGAAAATTTTGCATAATATGCTTGTTGCTGGAATTCAATTAGCAGTAAATGAAACACTTATTCTTGCACAAAAATCTGGTTTAAATTTTGATGATGTTATAAAAGGAATTAAAGCTGGTGGAGGACAAAACTTTTATCTTGATGCAAAAATAGAGTCAATAAAAAATAAAGATTTTTCTCCAAAATTTCCTTTTGAACATATGTATAAAGATTTAAATCTTGCTTTAGAATTATCAAAAGAATATAATATAGAACCTATTACATTAAAAGAAACACTAAAAATTTATAAAGAAGGTATAGAAAAAAATTTGAACAGAGAAGATTTTTCTGCTACTATTAAAATTCTTGAAGAAAAATATATAAAAAATTAA